The genomic segment ACCCGGTCGAGCTCGGCTGCGAGCGCGGCCCGGTCGGTTATCGTGTGCGGCGTGTGGCGGGCAAGGCTCAGGGCGGAGAGGGCGGCCGCGCGCTCGGCGGGCTCCAGAAACGCCAGTATGGCGCGGCCCATGGAGGTGCAATGGGCGGGCAGGCGCGAGCCGACGGTGAGGTTGACCGACATGACGCGATTGGCCGCGGCGCGCGCCACATAGACCACATCCGGCCCGTCGAGGATGGCCGCCGAGCAGGATTCGTTGAGCGTTCGGCTCACGGCTCGCAAATGCGGTTCGGCCAGGTGCCACAGAAGCCCCATGCCGAGCCGCGAGCCCGCCACAGCGAGCAGGCGTGCGGTGAGCGCGAAGCGCTTGCCCGTCCGTGCCGCATAGCCCAGATCGACAAGCGTCAGCAGGAAGCGGCGGGCCGTCGCGCGCGACATGCCGGCGGCGTCGGCGACCTCGGTGAGCGTCAGGCTTTCCGGCGCGCGGGCGAGCACCTCCATGACGTG from the Kaustia mangrovi genome contains:
- a CDS encoding IclR family transcriptional regulator domain-containing protein, which produces MTMQDSRTDPPAEADRRDHVSSLAKGLHVMEVLARAPESLTLTEVADAAGMSRATARRFLLTLVDLGYAARTGKRFALTARLLAVAGSRLGMGLLWHLAEPHLRAVSRTLNESCSAAILDGPDVVYVARAAANRVMSVNLTVGSRLPAHCTSMGRAILAFLEPAERAAALSALSLARHTPHTITDRAALAAELDRVAAAGHAVVDQELEIGLRSIAVPVRHADGRAMAALNVSTHAGRVSVEEMTERFLPPLREAAGRIAALARSLGG